CATCAACAGATTATTGGCGCACAGCCATTCGAGCGAAACGGGACCGTTCACCGGGCTGTCTTTCGGCAACAACGCCACCATGGAAGATTGAAACAACGGTTCCGCCAGCAATGCCGCAGGCACCTGCTGACCGAAAACCAGGGCGAAATCCAACTGATCTTGCAGAATATTCAGGCAAAGGGTGCTGAAGTGCTCCGTGACCAGCTCCACATCGATCCGCGTTTCCTGTTTATGAAATTCCACCAGCGCAGGTGCGACAATCATCTGCCCGAAAGCATGTGCGGCGCCAAGACGGACGGATTGCTCTTTGCCGGTTTTGATCTGTTCGGTCAAGGAGCTGATCGTTTGCAAATGTTTGAACAACTCCTGAACTTTGGGGATCAGGCGGCGGCCCTCTTTCGTGGCGATCATGCCTTGCGTATGCCGTTCAAACAGCGCGAAGCCAAGCTGTTGCTCAGCGTGATTAAGCACCCGGCTGACATTAGGCTGGGAAACATTCAGCAAACGGGCGGCGCCGCTGATGGTTCCCGCCTGCACGATAGCCTGAAAAATTTCGATGTGTCGTAAACGCATGGGAGTACGCCCTGTGTATCTTTTGGGTGGTGGTTGTGCCGTCAGGCACAACGTTGTCGGCAATATATATGCAATATCCACGCCATACAGCAGGGGTCATACTCCCTTTGCGGTGCTGAATTTTAAACTAGGCTCCCCAGGTGGTTTCCAGCACGCGCAGCCAGTTGCCGTAGCAAATCTTTTCCAGCAACGGGCGATCGTAGCCCCGTTGCGCCAGCGCATTGACCAGCCGCGGCAGCCCGGCGACATCGGCCAGATCCGGCGGGACGGTGGTGCCGTCGAAGTCCGAACCTAAACCGACGCCGTCTTCGCCCAGTTTGGTCAGCAGATAATCAACATGGCGAACGATCTCTTCCACCGTCGCATTAGGATCTTTTTTCCCATCTTCGCGCAGGAACATGGTGCCGAAGTTCACGCCGACAAAGCCATGGCTTTCCCGAATAGCGGCCAGTTGGCTGTCCGTCAGGTTACGCGATTGGGCGCAGAGCGCGTGCGCGTTGGAATGACTGGCGACCAGCGGGGCGTCGGTGATGTCGGCGGTTTGCCAGAAGCCTTTTTCATCCATATGCGAGAGATCCACCATAATGCGCTTGGCGTTGCAGGCCCGCACCAGGCGTTTCCCCGCTTCCGTCAGCCCGTCTCCGGTATCCGGCGTTGAGGGGAAACGGAACGGCACGCCCTGACCAAAAATATTCGGGCGGCTCCATACCGGCCCCAGCGTGCGCAAGCCGGCCGCGTGCAAGATATCCAGCAGTTCCAGATCGGGATCGATCGCTTCGGCGCCTTCGATATGCATCACCATGGCCAGCACGCCCTCGGTCATACACTGGCGGATATCCGCCGCGCTACGGCAGATTTTGGCCTGCCCGGCGGATTCCGCCTCAATGCGCAGCAGGGTGGAAATCAATGAAAACGTTACCTCTCTGGCGTTTTCCATCGTCGGCGTGGCGTGGGGAACAAACAGCCCTCCGCTTTCTGGTACAGATTTTGCTGCTGCCTTGGGCGAAGGAACATAGGCGGCAAACAAACCGCCGGCAAAACGGCCCTGCCGGATGCGGGGCAGGTCGATCTGGCCTGCCGCCGGACCGTTTAGAAAGGCCTCCGCCGGGTTAGCCCGGTGAGAAGACCAAAGACGCAGGAGTACGTCATTATGTCCGTCGAAAACAGGGATTGGTTCACTGATGGGTAGCTGATTGTCTGGCATAGTCACAAGTACCGGCTCTGGATGCGATGTAATGGGGCGTTGGTTTGTTCCATTTTGGTGCTAATGCACCAAAATGGAGAACCGCCGCTAAGGAAAAAAATCACGCCTTAGTTCATTCATTTTAAGCCCGCCTTGTTTGTCGATGTCAAGACGAAAATATGAAATAAAAAACAAAAAATTATTTAATATCAACAGGTTGAGGTGTTTATGATTACCAGGAGACATTTTCTTGCCGGATGCGGCGCCGTACCATTCCTTTCCTATCTGAATCTTCACTCTGCGTTTGCCGCCACCCCGCCCACCATGTTGGTGATGGCGATACAACTGGATAACATGACCAGTCTCGATCCGCATGAAAGTTTTGAGTCTGTCGGTTCTGAAATCGCCGGTAACCTTTATCAGCGTTTGGTGATGCCGAATCCGGAGAAACCGAGCGAAGTGAAGGGCGAGTTGGCGACCAGTTGGGAAGTGAGCAACGAGGGAAAAACCTTTACGTTCCACCTCGATCCCAACGCCAAATTCTCCGACGGCAGCGCGGTAACGGCGGAAGACGCGGCGTTTTCATTGCAGCGCGCGGTCAAGCTGGATAAAAGCCCGGCGTTTATCATTAACCAGTTCGGTTTCACCAAGGATAACGTTGAGCAGCACGTTGCCGCGCCGGACGCTCATACGCTGGTGATTAATCTGGACCAGCCCGCGGCGGAAACTTTCCTGCTGTATTGTCTGTCGGCGCCGGTGGGCAGCATTGTGCAGAAGAAAACGGCGTTGGCCAATCAGCAGGGGGACGATCTGGGCAACGCCTGGGTGAAACAGCACAGCGCCGGTTCGGGGCCGTTTACCCTGCGCGCATGGAAAGCCAGCGAGAGCGTGATCCTGGAGAAAAATTCCCATTACCCGACCGACAGCAAAATTCAGCGCATCATCATGAAGCATATTGTCGATCCGTCCGCCCAGTTGCTGATGTTGCAGAAAGGGGACGTCGATATCGCCCGCGATCTGACCAGCGAACAGCTGCGCCCGATTCTGAACGACGACAATTACCATGTTATTCGCAAGGATGTCTCCACCATTATGCTGATGTCCTGCAACACCACCAATGAACTGCTGAAAAAACCGCAGGTCTGGCAGGCGCTGAAGTGGGCGGTGGATTATGAAGGCATCCAGAAAAACATCATTCCGCTGACGCACCGCGTGCATCAAAGTTTTCTGCCCGGCGGGTTCCCGGCCGCGCTGGACGATACCCCGTTCCACCAGGATATCGCCAAGGCTAAAGCCCTGCTGGCGGAAGCGGGTTACCCGGACGGCTTCGAGATCACCCTCGATCACTACTCCGCCCAGCCTTATCCCGATATCGCCCAGGCGATCCAGACGCAACTGGGGGCTATCGGCATCAAAGTCAGGCTGATTTCGTCGGAGAACCGTCAGGTATTGACCAAAATGCGCGCCCGTCAGCATCAGTTGGCCATTACCGCCTGGGGCGCGGACTATTTCGATCCCAACTCCAATACCGAAACCTTCTGCGTAAACACCGATAACAGCGAAAATGCCCGTAACCGCACGCTGGCATGGCGTTGCGGCTGGTCAGACGAGAAGTTCAATACGCTGACCGAGCAGGCGCTGCATGAAAGCGATGCGGATAAGCGTATTGCGCTGTATGAAACCATCCAGCGTGAACACCGGGAACACAGCCCGTTTATTATGCTGATGCAGAATACGCTGCCGATTGCCTGCCGTAAGAATATCAGTGGCGTCAACATGACGGTACTGCGTGATAGTGCTTATGATCAGGTGAAAAAAGCGTAATGTCGGTATTCAAACGTTTCCTCAGTACGCTGGGGAGCTTGATTCTGACGCTGTTCGGCCTGTCGGTGCTGACATTCTTCATCGGTCGGGTCATGCCGACCGATCCGGTGTTGGCGGTGGTTGGCGACAACGCGCCGGAATCAGTCGTGGCGCGCGTGCGTCAGGAAATGGGGCTGGACCAGCCGTTATGGGTACAGTTTATTCGTTACCTGCACCAACTGCTGCAAGGCGACCTGGGTAATTCGGTACTAACGTCCAACCCGGTGATAACGGATATCGCGCGCTTTTTCCCCGCCACGCTGGAACTGGCGACCGCCGCGATTATTATCGCCGCGCTGGTCGGCATTCCGCTCGGCGTATGGGCGGCGGTGCGTCAGGGCTCCTGGATCGATCAAACCATCCGGGTGGTCTGCCTGGCCGGACATTCTCTGCCGGTGTTTGTGCTGGCGCTGCTCAGCCTGCTGATTTTCTATGCGGTGCTGGGCATCGCGCCGGGGCCGGGGCGTCAGGACATTATTTTCCAGGACATGGTGCCGCAGGTGACCGGGCTGTTGACGGTGGATTCCCTGCTGGCCGGCGATTACGACGCCTTTAAGGACGCCGTCGCCCATATGGCGCAGCCGGTGCTGATACTGGCGTATTTCAGCATGGCCTATATCACGCGCATGACGCGCACCTTTATGCTCAATGCGCTGAGCGGTGAATTCGTCATTACCGCGCGGGCTAAAGGGTTGTCATCACGCCGCGTCATCTGGCGTCACGCCTTCCCGACGGTGGCGGTGCAACTGGTGACGGTGCTGGCGCTGACCTATGCCGGTTTGCTGGAAGGCGCGGTGGTGACGGAGAACGTCTTCTCCTGGCCGGGTCTGGGGCAATACCTCACCACGGCGTTGATGAACGCCGATATGAACCCGGTGGTTGGCACCACGCTGTTAGTCGGCACGCTGTACGTCTTGCTGAATCTTTGTGCCGATATTCTCTACCGACTTTGGGATCCCCGCGTAAAATGATTTTTCCTGTATCACGAGCTTGGTTGCTCGACGAAACGCCCGTAACACGCCGCCAGGCAGTATGGGGCCGGCGCTACCGGCTGTGGCTGGGATTACGGGCCAATCCGATGGCGATGATGGGGCTGGTCGTTATTTTGTCCGTGCTGCTGTTGTCGCTGGCGGCGCCGTTATTAACCTCTTTCAACCCGGGTTTTCAGGATCTGGCTAACCGGCTGGCGCCGCCTTCCGCCAAGCACTGGCTAGGCACGGATGAACTGGGGCGCGATATCTACACCCGCATCCTGTACGGCGGCCGTACCACGCTGGGTATGGTGATTGCCGTTGTGGCGCTCACCGCGCCTATCGGTTTGCTGGTGGGCTGTGTCGCCGGTTACGCCGGCGGGCTGCTGGATAAGATTCTGATGCGCGTGACGGATATCTTTCTGTCATTTCCGCGCCTGATTCTGGCGCTGGCCTTCGTGGCGGCGTTAAAGCCCGGCGTGGAAAGCGCCATTCTGGCGATCGCCCTTACTTCCTGGCCGCCGTATGCCCGGCTGGCGCGGGCGGAAACCATGCAGTTCCGCCACAGCGACTTCATTGCCGCCAATCGCCTGACCGGGGCGACGCCAATGCGCATTATTCTGCGCCATATCATGCCGTTGTGCGTACCCAGCCTGATCGTGCGCATCACGCTGGATATGAGTTCGATCATCATCACGGCGGCCAGCCTGGGCTTTCTGGGCATGGGGGCGCAGCCGCCGTCGCCGGAATGGGGAACGATGATCGCCACCGCGCGGCGTTTCCTGTTTACCGAATGGTGGGTGCCGCTGATGCCCTGTGTGGCGATCTTCCTGACTTCGCTGGCGTTTAACTTTTTAGGTGACGGTCTGCGTGACGTACTGGATCCAAAGGAGCGTTAAATGCTGGTGGAAATTGAAAATCTTCGCATCACGTTTACCAGCCGGAGCGAAAGATCCGAGGCGGTGCGCGGCGTTTCTCTGAGCATTGGTAAAGAGAAGTTCGCCATCGTCGGGGAGAGCGGCTCCGGCAAATCGCTGACCGCCCGCAGTCTGATGCAGTTACTGCCGGGCAACGCGCAGATCCAGGCGGATAAGCTCAGCTTTGACGGTATCGATCTGCGCGGCGCCAATGAAAAAACCATGCGCCGGATCCGCGGTAAGCGCGTCGGATTCATTTTGCAGGATCCGAAATACTCTCTGAATCCGGTGATGACCATCGGCCAGCAGATTGCCGAAGCCTGGCGGGAGCACAAAGGCGGCAGTAAACGGGCGGCGATGGCGGCGGCTATCGAACTGTTGGAACAGGTGCGTATTCGGGATCCGGAACAGGTCGCCGCCCGCTATCCGCATGAGGTGTCGGGCGGGATGGGGCAGCGGGCGATGATCGCCATGATGCTGGCGCCCGATCCGGAACTGCTGATCGCCGATGAACCGACCAGCGCGCTGGATGCCACCGTACAGGCTGATATTCTTAAGCTGATTGACGATCTGGTTTCCCAGCGGGGAATGGGGCTGATTCTGATCAGTCACGACCTGCCGCTGGTATCGCATTTCTGCGATCGGGTGGCGGTGATGTATGCCGGCCGGATTGTCGAAATGCTGGCCGCCAGCGAACTGCATCAGGCCCAGCACCCTTATACTCAGGGATTGCTGGCATGTCTTCCCTCTCTGAAACATCCGCGGGATCGGCTTCCGGTGATGAAACGTGATGCGGCCTGGAAAAACTGATGATTATACTTGATAACTTACGTATTTCATTCGGCTCGACCGCCGTGGTGAAAGGCGTCTCTTTTGAGGTGGAAAGCGGCGCCAGTTTTGGCATTGTTGGTGAAAGCGGTTCGGGAAAATCGACGATTTTGCGCGCGCTGGCCGGGCTTAACCATGACTGGCAGGGCAGCATGCTGTTCGGCGGCATGGCGCTGTCGGCCCACCGCGGCCGCGATTTCTTTCGTCAGGTGCAGATGGTGTTTCAGGATCCCTACGGTTCCCTGCATCCCCGCCAGACGATCGACCGTATTTTGCAAGAGCCTCTGCTGGTGCATCACATCGATCGCGCGGAGCAGCGTATTGCTCAGGCGCTTGACGACGTGGGGCTACCGTCAACGGTGCGTTTTCGTTTCCCTCATCAGCTGTCCGGCGGCCAGCGTCAGCGTGTCGCCATCGCGCGGGCGCTGATCGCCGAACCGGAGGTGCTGCTGCTGGATGAACCGACTTCCGCTCTGGATGTGTCGGTACAGGCGGAAATTCTCAATCTATTGATGGATATCCGTCAGGAGCGCAAACTCACCTATCTGATGGTGAGTCACAATCTGGCGGTGGTCACCCATTTGTGCGAGCAGGTCGGCGTGATGCAGCACGGCGAAATGGTCGAGATACTGAGCGCCGAGGATTTACGCGCGGGCCGCATGCGGCACCCGCACACCACAGAACTTTATGCGTTAAGTATGGCGTTAGAGGAGCCCGCATGACATTGAACTGGAAACGGGCGACCGAGGTCGCCCAATCAATAACCGAATGCTGGGATCACAAGCATCAACCCGGCGGCGCGATTGTGCTGTTTGACCGCGAACAGATCCAGGCCGCCTGCTGCGGCGGGCTGGCGGATCTGGCGCAAGGTACGCCATTCAGCACCAGCAGCGTGGTGCGTTTTGCGTCGGTCACCAAGCATCTGTTCGCGGCGATGGTGACCGGGCCGATGGCCGGCAAAATTTCACTGACGGATACGCTGGCGCAGCATCTTCCGCAACTGACCGGCGCGAATGGCCGGGTTAGCGTGGGGCAGGCGCTGGATATGACCGCGGGTCTGGACGATATTCGTGAAACGCTGTCCCTTTTGGGATTATCGGTTTACAACGCGACGCAGGCCGCCGATTTGCTTCAGTTTGAGGCCGATATGGGGGAATTGAACTATCCGGCCGGCAGTGAAATTTCCTATTCCAATACTGGTTATCGGCTGGTGGAAGAGGCGTTGAAAGCCAAAGGCATCCTGTTTGCCGATCTGCTGCAACAGTACGTTTGCGAGCCGCTGAATATTCGCCTGTACGCGCCGGAAACCTGGTTTGATATCGTTCCCGGTCTGGTGCCCGGCTACTGGCAGGGGAAAAGCGGCTGGCAGTTGGCCAGCGCCGGCCTGCATTTGTCCGCGTCCGGCAGCGTGGCCGGCAGCGTGCGCGATCTGAGCGTCTGGCTACAAACGCTGCTGCGCGATGATGGGCCGGGAGCCGGCGTTCTGGCCCGGCTTTCCGCGCCGCGCCGGTTAGCGGATGGACGCACCACCGGGTATGGGCTGGGCATCGCCCGCACGCAGCTTGGCGACGCGCATCTGGTCGGGCACGGCGGTTCCCATGCCGGCTATAAAACCTATTTCCTGCTCGATCCACAGCAGGGAGCGGGGGTGGCGCTGGTGGCAAACCGGGAAGACGTCGCCACCTATGATAGCGCGCTGTACATTATGGCCGCTCTGCTGGAGCAGCCGTTGCCGCAGCCGGGACATGCGTTGACCAGCGGTCTGTATGCTTCCGACAGCGGCAGCGATTGGCTGGAGATTAGCGGCAATACCGCCTGCTGGCTGGGGGCGGGCGATACGCTGTACCGCGATCGCGATCCGGCGCAAGCGGTATCGCTTTCCAGCCATATGCCGATGCGGCTGCGGCAGAACGGGGCGGCGATAGAAGGGGAGATTGGTCATGTGCCCCGTCGTTTCCTGCCGGTAGAAGCGGATGACAGCATTGAGCAGGCGCAAGGGCGCTGGTTCTACCCGCAGTGGCGCAGCGAACTGGTGATTACGGGCGACCGGCTGGTGATGGGGATTGGCCCGGCGGCCATTACCGCATCGCTGATTTCTCTGGGTAAAGGCCGCCTGCTGGCAACGGCGCAGGATGGTCCGTGGGAAAAACGTTTTGCCATCCAGCTCGAGGGCGACGGTATGAGGCTATTGCTGAACCGCAGCCGGATCGTGAGATATCGGCGCTGAAGGGACTCGCGGGGCCGCTGGTTTTCGCAGGCTCCGTCGTCCCCACGGTAGTAAGCGGGAACCTGCTTTCGCTGGCGGCGTCGAGTATGAGAGATTTCCGGTTACCCGTTAGTCCTTCGGGCCGCCGCAAGCGGCGTTCAAAAACATTCCCGATGTTTTTATGCGCGGGAATGACGGATGAGAGCGACTACCTTAGATGCCGGCATCCGGCGTAATGTCGTCGGATAATTGAGCCATCTCTTCATCGGAAAGCTGGGTGATTTGCTGGATCTGCTCGCGGGCCATACCGGTCAACAGTAGCTGGCGGGCGATCTGCCGCGCGCTGGTTTTCATCCCTTGTTCTATTCCTTTCTCAATACCGCTCTGAATTCCTTTCTCAAACCCAATCTGTTCCAACTGTTGTGCAATCGTCATTATCTCCTCCCGATCCGTTGATAGCGGCGCTGACACTCTCTCGATAAAGTCGGCTGGTCTGGATGTATTGCCGGTTTGCGCAATATAAAACAGCAATGCCCGTTTCTGCGTCAGCGGCACCTGCCAGCGCTCAAATAATAACCCGATATCTCGCGCCAGTTCCAGCATATCCCGCGTGCGGATATGTTTTTGCACCAGCTCCAGCAGCGCCGCCCGCCGATGGGTTTTGATCTCATCATCAGGGATAACGGTCAAGTCCACCAGTGGAAAGGCTTTTGCGTACAGTTGTTGCGCCAATGATGGGTCGGCAAAGCTATCCAGCCAGCACAGGCTGTACGGATACGGGCTGCGTCCTCCCTGATAGAACAATAACGGCACCACCAGCGGCAACTGCTTATGCCCCTGTGTCAAATGTTGTTGCATCGCCGCCAGACTGTAGCGCAGCAGACGGAAGGCCATCAGCTTTTCCGGCCTGCTCTGGTGTTCGATTAAACAATAGATATAACTCTGTCCGGCGGTAGTGCGCAGGGAATAGAGCATATCGGAAACCCGTGCGCGCAGTTCTTCATCAATAAACGAGGCGGACTCCAGTTGCAGCGTGTTGAAATCACAGCGGGTACGGATATCCGGTGGCAGGTGGATGGAGAGAAAATCCCGAGCTACATCAATATCGCTGAGAAATTGTTTACAGATTGCATCGTGTGATTGCATGTCGTCCCTGACCGTTTATATTCCTTACGACAGTCAGAGTAGCGAATGGCGTTCGTGCGTAAAGGCCGTATTGCTCATTCTGGAAAGCGGCTCGAAAGAAAAGCCATGAGGAATGATATTTTCCTATTGCGCGCAGGCTTTCACTATGCTTGAAAATCACAAACCCCCTTTTTCTGAGGGGGAGGGTTGGAGGGGTTAGAACCTGCAAACTCCCCTCCTCTTAAGAGGAGGTTGCCCGAGCCGCTTACTTCCTATCACCGATAAATACTGGCTACCGGATCTTCGCCGACATAACCGTAACCTCGGTACATCCCTTCGCTATTAAACGGCAGCGTAATGTTGCCGTCGCCATCGACGGCGATCAGGCCGCCGCTGCCTTCCAGCCGCACTAGCTTTTCCATCACTACGCGATCGGCGGCCTGTTGCAGCGACAGTCCGGCATATTCCATCAGCGCCGAGATATCGTAGGCGGCGACGGTGCGCATAAAGATTTCGCCGGTGCCGGTGCAGGAAACGGCGCAGGTGTGGTTGTTGGCGTAACATCCGGCGCCGATAATCGGGCTGTCGCCTACGCGTCCGGCCTGCTTATTGGTCATGCCGCCGGTGGAAGTGGCCGCCGCCAGATTGCCGTTGCAGTCCAGCGCCACGGCGCCGACGGTGCCGAATTTGCGATCGGGATCGATAGGATCCTGGGACTGACCGTCGTGATCCAGTATCACTTTTCCCTGTCCTGACTGGGCGTTATGCAGCTGTTGCCGGCGTGCCTCGGTGGAGAAAAAGTCCGGCTCCACCATGTCTAAATGGTGCTGACGGGCAAATGCCTCCGCGCCCGCGGCGGTAAACATCACGTGCTGGCTGCTTTCCAACACGGTTCTGGCGGCCAGCACCGGATTGCGGATATGGCTGACGCAGCTGACCGCTCCCGCGTTCAACGTGCGTCCATCCATAATGCTGGCGTCCAGTTCGTGGGTTTCATTATGGGTAAACACCGCGCCGTGTCCGGCATTGAACAGCGGACATTCCTCCAGCAGTCTGACGGCTTCGGTCACCGCGTCCAGCGCGCTGCCGTGCTGCGCCAGAATCTGCTGTCCGCTGGCGACGATCGCGCGCAGTTCGGCCAGATAGCGTTGCTCTTGCTCCGTGCTCATCGCTGAGCGGGTCAACGCGCCGGCTCCGCCGTGGATCACAATTACTGCTTTTCCCATACTGCAATTTCTCTTTTCAATCAGTTATAACGGAGGAAGCGGGAATGGCGCCGCATGTCAATTCTGCGTCGTCGCCAGATAAGAAAACGCGCTTAACAGGCTGATCAGTTCCGCCATGCTCTGCGCGGTATAACCGACGGTGACGGCATCCAGTCGTTCTATGCCGGGCAGCAGGCAAAACAGATCCGCCAGTACCGGTTTCGCCACCATCAACTCAAGGCGATAGGGCGCCTGAATACGCGATGTCACGTTGTTGTGCGCCGTCTGCACCGCTTTCTTGGCGGACTGCCGGATAAGCTCGCGGGCGGATTGCGGGCTGAGCGACTCGGCCGCATTTTGCGAAATGGCGCGTTTGACGCAGGCATAACCGGCGGCGGGATAATAACGGGCGATCCACTGCTGCAGCGTATCGTCGCCGCTGACTAGCCAGAGCGGCGTGTTGTATTCCGCGCCCGCCGCGGCATAGATATCGCTTTCGCCCATGATTTCACCGTTGATGCGCACCCGGTAAAACGCCCGGCCGTTGATGGTATGGGCCAGTATGCCGAACTCGCCGGCGGCGCTGTGATAGCCGATAAACATCAGGCCGTCGTACTGCTGCTGTTCCAGCCCTTCGACCATCGACAAACCGCGTGGCTTACCCTGCACCAGCCGGGCGCGGGAGTCGATATTCTCTGCCCGCAGATTCACCATGGCGGCATGGCTGTCGGCGACCACGACTTCGGTGGCGCCGCCGGCAAAGGCGCCGTCAACCGCGGCGTTGACCTCCTGCTCCATCAGCCCGCGGGCGAGCTGATATTCCGCCGTCCCAGGGCTGCACTGTTCCGGGCGCATTACCCCGGCAATACCCTCAATATCTGCCGAAATGAAAATCTTCATGACCAATTCCTTAATCAGATAACGTTGTTACCAGACGATCCAGTACCTGACGTAATGCCGGGCGATAATGCCCGCGAAAGCCAGTCACGGCGTCCGCATTCAATAGGGCGTCAAGCACCGCGTGTTCGGTGGCGTCGGCGGCGGCGCTCAGCAACGGCTCAAGCTGGCTGTCCGCCGGCGGTTGTGGCTGCGGACGGGTCGAGAACGCCACGGCGATATCGCCGGAGCCGTGGCCCCAGTAGCTGCCCAGGCGGCCTAGCCCCGCGCCGGCGCGTTTGGCGATGCGCCCGAGCTGGCGGGCATCCAGCGGCGCGTCGGTCGCCATAATAATGATGATCGAACCGGCGTCCTGCTGCGGCGCCAGCTCGGGCAATAGCGGCTCGATGGCTGCGCCGATCTGTACGCCGTCCAGCGTCAGCGCGGAGAGCGCGCCGAAATTCGCCAGCACCAGCACGCCCAGCGTGGCGTTGAGTTCCGGTATCAGGCGCGACGCGGTGCCGATACCGCCTTTCAGGCCGAAACAGCTCATGCCGCGGCCCGCGCCGACGCTGCCTCGCGCAAAGGTTTCATCGGCGCAATCCAGCGCTTCGCGCGCCATTTGTTCGGTAACGGCCAGCGCCTGAATATCGTTCAGCCAGCCGTCATTGCACTCCAGCGCCAGTGGGTTGACGGTGGGAAGGGTGCGCCCCAGTTCGGGGTTATGGGCAATCGCATCCCGCGCCAGCGCGGTAAACAGCGTCCCCACGGCCAGCGTATTGCTGAGCAGAATCGGCGTCTGCAATAGACCGAGTTCTTCAATCTGCACCAGTCCGACGGGCTTGGCGAAGCCGTTCAAGACGGCGGCGCCGCAGGGCAGGGGATGCGCAAACAGATTCCTGTCGGCAGGCACAATCGCGGTGACGCCAGTCTGGGTTTCGCCTTTCGCCAGCGTCGCGTGTCCTACGCGCACGCCGGCCACGTCGCTGATGCTATTGCGCGGCCCGCTGGCGGAGCGGGGCGTTCCCAGTTGCCGCTGTGTCTGCCAGCGGCGCAGCAGCAGCGCTATCTGTTCCTGTTGATAGGATGCCATGTCGGTTCCTTAGCTTTTCAATTTGGGATCGAGGGTATCGCGCAGCGCGTCGCCCAGCAGGTTGAAAGCCAGTACGGTGAAAAAGATCGCCAGACCGGGGAAAACGCTGACGTGCCACAGGCCGGCCATCATCAGGCTGCGGCTCATAGCCAGAATATTACCCCATTCAGGAACGTCCGGCTCCGGGCC
This window of the Brenneria goodwinii genome carries:
- a CDS encoding isoaspartyl peptidase/L-asparaginase family protein codes for the protein MGKAVIVIHGGAGALTRSAMSTEQEQRYLAELRAIVASGQQILAQHGSALDAVTEAVRLLEECPLFNAGHGAVFTHNETHELDASIMDGRTLNAGAVSCVSHIRNPVLAARTVLESSQHVMFTAAGAEAFARQHHLDMVEPDFFSTEARRQQLHNAQSGQGKVILDHDGQSQDPIDPDRKFGTVGAVALDCNGNLAAATSTGGMTNKQAGRVGDSPIIGAGCYANNHTCAVSCTGTGEIFMRTVAAYDISALMEYAGLSLQQAADRVVMEKLVRLEGSGGLIAVDGDGNITLPFNSEGMYRGYGYVGEDPVASIYR
- a CDS encoding P1 family peptidase, producing the protein MASYQQEQIALLLRRWQTQRQLGTPRSASGPRNSISDVAGVRVGHATLAKGETQTGVTAIVPADRNLFAHPLPCGAAVLNGFAKPVGLVQIEELGLLQTPILLSNTLAVGTLFTALARDAIAHNPELGRTLPTVNPLALECNDGWLNDIQALAVTEQMAREALDCADETFARGSVGAGRGMSCFGLKGGIGTASRLIPELNATLGVLVLANFGALSALTLDGVQIGAAIEPLLPELAPQQDAGSIIIIMATDAPLDARQLGRIAKRAGAGLGRLGSYWGHGSGDIAVAFSTRPQPQPPADSQLEPLLSAAADATEHAVLDALLNADAVTGFRGHYRPALRQVLDRLVTTLSD
- a CDS encoding M55 family metallopeptidase, which gives rise to MKIFISADIEGIAGVMRPEQCSPGTAEYQLARGLMEQEVNAAVDGAFAGGATEVVVADSHAAMVNLRAENIDSRARLVQGKPRGLSMVEGLEQQQYDGLMFIGYHSAAGEFGILAHTINGRAFYRVRINGEIMGESDIYAAAGAEYNTPLWLVSGDDTLQQWIARYYPAAGYACVKRAISQNAAESLSPQSARELIRQSAKKAVQTAHNNVTSRIQAPYRLELMVAKPVLADLFCLLPGIERLDAVTVGYTAQSMAELISLLSAFSYLATTQN
- a CDS encoding Rpn family recombination-promoting nuclease/putative transposase, with translation MQSHDAICKQFLSDIDVARDFLSIHLPPDIRTRCDFNTLQLESASFIDEELRARVSDMLYSLRTTAGQSYIYCLIEHQSRPEKLMAFRLLRYSLAAMQQHLTQGHKQLPLVVPLLFYQGGRSPYPYSLCWLDSFADPSLAQQLYAKAFPLVDLTVIPDDEIKTHRRAALLELVQKHIRTRDMLELARDIGLLFERWQVPLTQKRALLFYIAQTGNTSRPADFIERVSAPLSTDREEIMTIAQQLEQIGFEKGIQSGIEKGIEQGMKTSARQIARQLLLTGMAREQIQQITQLSDEEMAQLSDDITPDAGI
- a CDS encoding serine hydrolase domain-containing protein, with protein sequence MTLNWKRATEVAQSITECWDHKHQPGGAIVLFDREQIQAACCGGLADLAQGTPFSTSSVVRFASVTKHLFAAMVTGPMAGKISLTDTLAQHLPQLTGANGRVSVGQALDMTAGLDDIRETLSLLGLSVYNATQAADLLQFEADMGELNYPAGSEISYSNTGYRLVEEALKAKGILFADLLQQYVCEPLNIRLYAPETWFDIVPGLVPGYWQGKSGWQLASAGLHLSASGSVAGSVRDLSVWLQTLLRDDGPGAGVLARLSAPRRLADGRTTGYGLGIARTQLGDAHLVGHGGSHAGYKTYFLLDPQQGAGVALVANREDVATYDSALYIMAALLEQPLPQPGHALTSGLYASDSGSDWLEISGNTACWLGAGDTLYRDRDPAQAVSLSSHMPMRLRQNGAAIEGEIGHVPRRFLPVEADDSIEQAQGRWFYPQWRSELVITGDRLVMGIGPAAITASLISLGKGRLLATAQDGPWEKRFAIQLEGDGMRLLLNRSRIVRYRR